The genomic region GGCGACGATCGCCCGGCGCTCGGCTTCGCCGATCGAGATCGGCGCGCCCGAGCCGCTCTCCACCGGCGGAGGCGGGTCGAGAAGCGGCCCGTCGGCGAGCAGCAGGGCGCGCTCGAGGAGGTTGCGAAGCTGGCGGAGATTCCCCGGCCAGCCATGGTGCTTCATCCAGGTCCAGGCGCGGGGAGTGAGATCGAGACCGGGGCGCGCGAAACGCTCGCCCAGGTCGAGGACCATCGCCGCGACGATCTCCTCGAGCTCGGCGGCGCGCTCGCGCAGCGGCGGGAGGATGAAGGTCAGGACCTCGAGCCGAAAGTAGAGGTCGGGCCGGAACAGGCCGCGCTCGACGCGCGAGACGAGGTCGTGCGCTCCGATCGCCACGAAGCGGACGTCGGCCACGGCCTCGGATCCGCCGAGCGGCGCATAGCGACGCTCCGCGAGAAGGCGCAGGAGCTTCGGCTGGCTGGAGAGCGGCAGCTCTTCGACATGATCGAGGACCAGGGTGCCGCCCTCGGCGCGCGCCACTCGCCCGGCCTGGCTGCGCTCGGCACCGGTGAACGCGCCGGCGCGAAAGCCGAAGAGCTCGCTCTCGAAGAGCGCCGCCGGAATCGCCGCCGGATCGAGCTCGACGAGCGGCGCCGCAGCGCGCGCGCCGGCCGCGTGGATCCGGCGCGCGAACGTCGAGCGTCCGGTGCCCGGTTCACCGAGAATGAGGACTGGAGAGGAGGAGGCTGCGACCTGCTGCAGGGAAGAGGCGGGCCCGGGCGAACCTGGCAGACTGGCGAAGAAGGAGTCCATCGCCGGCCGCCCGAGGCTCACGGGATCTCTTCCGGATCGGGCGGAACGTGCGGTTCGCCCGGAGCGTGCGGGAGGTGCGGCTGCCCAGGGCTGGGCGGCGGCGCGAAGTCCGGCGTCACGTCCGGCGCATCCTTCCAGAGGCGTTCGAGGCCGTAGTAGTCCCGGCGCTCTTCGAGGAGGGAGTGGACGAGGAAGTCGCCGTAGTCGAGCAGCACCCACTGCGCGGCGCTGTAGCCCTCGATATGCAGCGCGCGGACGCCCATCTTGAGCAGCTGTTCCTCGACGGCATTGGCGATCGCCTGCACCTGGCGCTCGTTGGTGGCGCTCGCGATGATGAAGTAGTCGGTGAACGAGGTGACCGGCTCGAGGTGGCGGACGCGAACGTTCTCCGCCTTCGTGTCGTGCGCCGCGGCGACGGCCTCGCGAACGCGCGCCCGTATGTCTTCAGAGGAGGTGACGGCGGCGCGCGAGGGTAGGGTCATGGGTAGAGGCGGTACTTCCGCAAGTATCGTACCACCCGCGGCGGCAACCAGCCGTCGGGGATCGGCTCGCCGGCTGCGAAACGGCGACGCACTTCGGTCGACGAGACAGCGATGGGCGCGTTCTCGATGAAATGGACGCGCCCCGCGTCGATGGCGACCGCGAGCTCGGGCGCGAGACCCGGTTCGAGACCGTCGAGGCGGAAGCCCGGGCGGGTGAGCACCACCAGCCGGGCCGCATCGACGATCTCCCGCCAGCGCACCCAGGTCGAGATTTCGAGAAAGGAATCGGCCCCGATGAGCAGATGGAGCTCCGAGTCAGGTTCCGCGGCGTGAAAAAGCGCCAGTGTCTCGACGGTGTAGGCCGGCCGGTCCTGCGTGAGCTCGTGAGCGGAGACCAGCAGATCGGCATGGTCGAGGAGCGCCAGCTCCACCATGGCGAAGCGCGCCAACGCCGGCGCGAAGCTGCGCCCGGGCTTGTGCGGTGGAGTCGCCGTCGGCAGGAAGACGACCCGGTCGAGACCCAACCGACGCTGCGCCTCGAGCACCGGCTCGATGTGGCCCTGGTGAATCGGATCGAAGCTGCCGCCGAAGAGGCCGACCTTCAAGGCGCGGTCTCGAGCCGCTGGTTCTCCTGTCGCGGCTCTTCGAGCCTCGACGCCTCGAGCCGCAGCACCTCGAGCCGCTTCGCCAGCAGGGCGATGAGCGGTTTCAGTCCCTGGCCGGTCGCTGCGCTGATCAGCATCAAAGGCAGCTTGCGCGCGGCCGCCGCCGCCTCGAGCTCGACCCGGCGCTCTTCGCGCATCGCATCGAGCTTGCTTCCCACCAGGATCCGGTCGCGGGTCAGCAGATCGGCGCTGAACTCCCCGAGCTCATGCTCGATCGTGGTCAGGTCCTCGAGGGCCGAACCCTCGGCGGAAAGATCGACCAGGTGCAGGAGGATCCGGCAGCGCTCGACATGACGCAGGAACTGGACGCCCAGGCCGGCACCCTGCGCAGCCCCCGCGATCAGTCCCGGGAGGTCGGCGATCACGAACGGGCGCGACAGCGGACCCTCCGCGACGACACCGAGATTCGGAATCAGGGTGGTGAACGGATAGTCGGCGATCTTCGGTCGCGCTGCCGACACGACGCTGATGAGGGTCGACTTGCCGGCGTTCGGCAGGCCGACGAGGCCGACGTCGGCGAGCAGCTTGAGCTCGAGCCGGAGCCGGCGCTCCACTCCTTCGGTCCCGGGATCGGCCCGGCGCGGCGCGCGATTCGTCGGGGTGGCGAAGTTCTGGTTGCCGCGGCCACCCTTGCCGCCGCGGGCGACTTCGAGCCGCTGCCCGTCGAGCAGCAGCTCGCCGAGGATCTCGCCGGTATCGTCGTCCATCACCACCGTGCCCATGGGCACTTCGATGACCAGGTCTTCGCCCGACTTGCCGGTGCGGTTGCTGCCGAGGCCGTGCTGCCCGCGCTCCGCGGCATAGATCGACTGGAATCGCAGGTGGTAGAGAGTGTTGAGACCTTCGTTGGCGACCAGGAAGACCGAGCCGCCGTCGCCGCCGTCACCGCCCGAGGGGCCGCCGTGCGGGATGTACTTCTCGCGTCGGAACGCGACGCACCCGTTCCCACCGCGGCCAGCGCGTACCGGTATGACCGATTCGTCGAGAAAAACCACGGAGGGAAGGGGGTGCCGGAAGCCCGGCGGGACTTGAATTAATTGACGGGAAGGATGTGCACGAACATGCCACGCTGACCGCGATTCTGGAACTGAACCGTTCCATCGATCTTCGCGAACAGAGTGTCGTCCTTGCCCAACCCGACGTTGTTGCCCGGATTGTACCGGGTACCACGCTGGCGGACCAGAATCGAACCGCCCGTCACCTTCTCGCCGCCGTACTTCTTCACGCCGAGCCGCTGGGCGTTCGAGTCGCGGCCGTTCCGCGTGGATCCCTGACCTTTCTTATGTGCCATTGACGAAAGCTCCTGAAGGGGTTCTGCTCAGATGACGATGTTCTGGACGCGGACCTTGAGATAGTCCTGGCGGTGCCCGGCCTGACGCTTGTAGCCCTTGCGCCGGACCTTCTTGAAGATCCGCACCCTGGGACCACGGGTATCGTGGAGCAGCTCCGCCTCGACGCGCGCACCGGGAATCACCGGATTGCCGACTCGGGTACCGCCCTCACCGTAGACCAGCAACACGCGATCGAAGACGATCTTCTCGCGCTCGTCGCCCTTGCGGGGCTCGATCGGGAGCAGCTCGACGTCGAGCACGTCCCCGGCCTGCACACGGTACTGCTTTCCACCTGTTTCGATCACAGCAAACATGACGACACACCTCTTTCGCCGCACTGGTTGCGGGCCGCAAAGCTTACCTGCCCGGAGCGGCCGCCGTCAACCGGACCCGCCACACCACCCGCAATGCCGGCATCCGCCCCGGAATTGCGCTGGTAGGCTCGACGCGTGCTCACCCGCGCCTTCGAGCTCGCCACCGCCACGGCCCTGGCCGCGCGCGGGCTCAGGGCGACGACCATCCTCACCGGCGAGGGCTGGAGCGTCAAGTGCTGGCGAGGCGGAAATCCGGCCGGAGAACCGTGGCTCCTGCTGCACGGGCTCGGCGCGACCGCTGCTACCTATCTCCCTTTATTGCCGCAGTTGCAGCCTGACTGCAACCTCCTGCTGCCGGAGCTCTCGACGCTCGGCGGCACGCGCGGTCCGCAGCCGGCCATAGGCATCCCGCAAGCCACCCGCGCCCTCTCGGGGCTCATCGAGCAGCAGTTCCCCGGCCGGCCGGTGACGGTCTGCGGCATCAGCCTGGGGGGCTGGATCGCCGTCCGGCTGGCGCTCGCCCGCCCGGAGCTCGTCGCCCGCCTCCTTCTGGTCGTCCCCGGGGGCTACCGCGAGCAGGACTGGGAGCGCATCGGCCGGATGGTCCGGGTCGAGACCTACCGCGACAGCGCGGCGATCTGGCAGGCGCTCTTCGCCCGGCCGCCCCTGCTGCTGCGGCTCGGCCGCCCGCTCCTCTACCTCGCCTATCGCTCCGAGGCGGTGCGCGCAGCGCTCGGCGCGCTACGCGAAGAGGACGCCTTCGGGGATGCCGAGCTCGCCAGGCTCACGATGCCGGTCGGCCTCGTCTGGGGGGCCGAAGACCGGCTCTTTCTCCGCGAAGCCGGCGAGCGGATGGCCCGCGCCATCCCCAACGGCCGCTTCGAGGCGATCGCCGACGCCGGGCACGGCGTGCAATGGGAGAAGCCGCGGAAGTTCTTCGACGCCGTCCGGGCTTTCCGGCGCGAGCGCCCCTTGTCCTAGCGGCGGCAAGCGGGGCAAGATCCCGTCGGAAGGAACCGCCCATGTCCCAGCCCGATTTCCTCATCTGCCTCAACTGCGAATCGCCCTGTTACGTCTTCGAATGGGGCGACAACGGCTGCGAAGAGGCCCTCTGCCAGGTCTGCGGCAACGACGAGCCCGACCAGTTCGCCACCGAAGACGACTTCGACGCCATCGTCATCGACCACGGCGAGAAGCAATAGGGTGGATCGCGTTCAATCCACTCTGGAAGCCTGCGAGCAGCTTTCGCGCCGACTCGGCGTCGTTGCGGTGCATCTCAGTCGCGAGCCGCAGCTCGCCTTGCGGGCTTGACTCCACTTCCAGGGTTCGAATGAGCTCCGCTCGCAGCTCCTCGGAAAGCTGCTGACCGAGGTCCCGCCCCAGCAGTTCTGCGCCAGCGTGCTCGATGTCGAAGTCGTCGCGGTCGGCGAGCTCCGAAATTTCGACGAAGGCGCGCTCCTGGTTTCCGGCCTCGAAGTACGTTCTCAGAATGAGATGCAAGTCTCTGGCGTCTTTGCCTGGCTCCACGAGACGCCGGTCTCTCCAGGCAAGCAGCTTCAGCATCGCGAGTGCGGCGAGCGATGCCACTGGGACCGCGACATCGCCCGGGAGGCGGAAGGTCACGGTGGAACGAAAGGCCTCCGCGAAACCGACGAGGTTCATCACGTGGCTTCCGTCGGGAGGCCACGCAATCGTTCTGTCGCGCCGCTCGATTCCCCCGAACGGGACGAGGTCGACGGAGATTCCGCCGGAATGAACGAAGCGGTGGGGCCGTTTCGTCGATGGCGCGTGGAATCCAGAGGCGACCAGCGCCGCTGAGATCCTGTGAAACGCCTCCCAATCTTCACATTGGACGGCGCAGTCGATATCCGCAGTCGCGCGAACGGGGCCCATGTAGTGGGCAAATTGCAGCCAGAGATCTCTGGCAAAGGCCCCGGCGACAAAGATCTCCGCTTTGGCCCCCTCACTCGCCCTCACGACGTCGCGGACGACGTCAGACAGCGGCGCGAGCGCGGTATCGTTGGAGAGGTTGATCAATCCACTCATCCCGGAGTTTTCGTGCGGTTTCGATGGTCCGCGCATCGCCGATCGCCAGAAGCTCCGCGTAGACGAGGACCGGCGGCGCGGCGAGCTCGGGCAGCGGCACCGGGGTCTCCATCGCCGGCTCCCCGAGACCAGGAGCTGTCAGTTCGGGCTTCCAGAATATCTGGCGAATCTGCACACGCCCCCTCGCGTCCTGACGCAGGCCGAGCTCTGCAAGAAGTCGCGGCGTCGGTTTGTCGACCCACAACGTCAGCGTTTCCGGCTTCAGGTAGCGCGTGATCAGCGCAGCCGCCGGCTCGCCACCCCAGACGGCGTCAAACCTGCGAGGATCGATGTCGCGCCACTTCTCAAAGGCTCTCGTTTCGTAGCGACCCAGCAGGAGCTTCGGTTGGAGATCGCGCGCATAGCCGAGAGCCCACTCATCGAGAAGCCGATCCAGCTGAATCAGGCGGCGACCCGTACGCCCCTCTCGGTGAACGTAGCCGTCCTGAATCAGATCCCGCATGACCCACTGGACGGTGCCTAGAGCCACGTCGGCGACCTGTGCCAGAGTCCGGTAGTCCTTCTCGACGAGCTCGGGCCGGCAGAGGAGGGTGAAGATCACCTTCAGTCCGGTCGGCTGGAAGGCGCGGCGGGTTTCGCGTTCGATCTGAATTCTCCGGGTGTCCTTGCGTCCGGTGACCCAGACCAGCATTCCCTCGCCTCGCAGGTAGGCGTTGCCCTCCATGTCGAGGAAGCAGACCTCGCTACGGCGCAGCTCTTCCGCGAGCTCCGGATTGATGTAGTCGGCGAGGAGGAGACCGGGGTGCTCGCGGTGACCCAACTGAGCGACGATCGCTCCGACCTGAGCCGTTCGCGGACGAATCTTGATCTCGACGATGAACGTCGTCTTCCGCTCCCCCTCCCCGATCTCGACCACGGCATCGGGGCGGTCTTGGCCGAGCGCTGGATCAGCCTCTAGCAGCTTCCACTCGAAATCGTATTCGTGGAGGATTCGAGCTGCGCCATCCAGCAGGCGCTGCTTGTGCCTTTCGAAGCGCTTGGCGTGTTTCTCGTTCATCATTTCATCTCGTTCGCGATTCACGAACAATGGCCTCAGGCAGAACAAAAATGTCCAGGCAGCTGCGCTCGTTCACGTCAGCGTCTTGTTCATAATACACGAACGGCGCAATATTGTGAACGCAACGGGCGGCGTTCGGCGCCGAGGTGGTCGGGACCCGGATCCGCCGCAGCCAGCAGTTGAAACGAGCAGCTGGCCTTCTAGATCCGTTCGTCGCCGAAGCCGACGCCGACGGCGCGGGCGGTGGCGACGAGCTCGCCCTGGGGGTCGACGAGTTTCTGGCCGGCGGTCGCCTGGTCGAGGGAGACCTCGGCGACCTGGCCGTCGCGCAGGCAGACCATGGTGCCGAAGCGGCCGCCGGCGGCGGCCTCGGCGGCGCGGCGGCCGAGGCGGGTGGCGAGGATGCGGTCGTACGGCACCGGCGAGCCGCCGCGCTGAAGGTGGCCGAGGACGGTGACGCGGATCTCGTGCTCGATATGCGGCGCGAGCTCGCGCGCCAGGCGATCCCCGGCGCCGCCGAGGCGGGGATGACCGTCGCCGGCGTCGGCCAGGCGAAAGGACCGCTCCCCGCCTTCGGGCACTGCGCCTTCCGCGACCACGACGAGCGAGTAGGACTGGCCGCGCGATGCACGCTCCTCGATCTTGGCCTCGACCGCGTGAATGCGGTACGGAATCTCCGGAATCAGGATCACGTCGGCCGCCCCCGCGAGGCCTGCGTGCAAGGCGATCCAGCCGGCGTCGCGCCCCATCACCTCGAGGATCATGACCCGGTGGTGGCTCTCGGCGGTGTCGCGAAGCCGGTCGAGAGCGTAGGTCGCGACTTCGATCGCGGTCCAGAAGCCGAAGGTGTAGTCGGTCGCGGCGAGGTCGTTGTCGATCGTCTTCGGGACGCCGACGATCGGCAGACCGAGCTCCGAGAACTGGCGCGCGATGCGCAGGCTCCCGTCGCCGCCGATGACGATCAGGGCATCGAGCTCCGCCTCGCGGGCGTGGCGCACGACCTCGGCCGAGCGGTCGACGCGCGCTCCGCCGGCGACCGGCGGGTCCGGGAGCATCGCGAACGGATTGCAGCGGTTCGTCGTGCCCAGGACGGTGCCCCCCTTGTCCACCAGGTCGCGAACCTGGGAGCTGGTGAACTTGCGGTAGCGGCGCTCGAGGAGCCCCTCGAAGCCGTCGAGCACACCGAGCGTCTCGATCCCGCCGAGGCGGTCGGCGGTGCGCACCACGGCGCGAATGACTGCGTTCAATCCCGGCGCGTCGCCGCCGCCGGTGAGCACGCCGATCCTGCGGATCCTGTTCATGACGTCGATTCTAGCG from Thermoanaerobaculia bacterium harbors:
- a CDS encoding sigma-54-dependent Fis family transcriptional regulator, which encodes MSLGRPAMDSFFASLPGSPGPASSLQQVAASSSPVLILGEPGTGRSTFARRIHAAGARAAAPLVELDPAAIPAALFESELFGFRAGAFTGAERSQAGRVARAEGGTLVLDHVEELPLSSQPKLLRLLAERRYAPLGGSEAVADVRFVAIGAHDLVSRVERGLFRPDLYFRLEVLTFILPPLRERAAELEEIVAAMVLDLGERFARPGLDLTPRAWTWMKHHGWPGNLRQLRNLLERALLLADGPLLDPPPPVESGSGAPISIGEAERRAIVAALDSSRGHQGKAAALLGISRKGLWEKRKRLGIP
- the rsfS gene encoding ribosome silencing factor, with protein sequence MTLPSRAAVTSSEDIRARVREAVAAAHDTKAENVRVRHLEPVTSFTDYFIIASATNERQVQAIANAVEEQLLKMGVRALHIEGYSAAQWVLLDYGDFLVHSLLEERRDYYGLERLWKDAPDVTPDFAPPPSPGQPHLPHAPGEPHVPPDPEEIP
- the nadD gene encoding nicotinate-nucleotide adenylyltransferase, which translates into the protein MKVGLFGGSFDPIHQGHIEPVLEAQRRLGLDRVVFLPTATPPHKPGRSFAPALARFAMVELALLDHADLLVSAHELTQDRPAYTVETLALFHAAEPDSELHLLIGADSFLEISTWVRWREIVDAARLVVLTRPGFRLDGLEPGLAPELAVAIDAGRVHFIENAPIAVSSTEVRRRFAAGEPIPDGWLPPRVVRYLRKYRLYP
- the obgE gene encoding GTPase ObgE, translating into MVFLDESVIPVRAGRGGNGCVAFRREKYIPHGGPSGGDGGDGGSVFLVANEGLNTLYHLRFQSIYAAERGQHGLGSNRTGKSGEDLVIEVPMGTVVMDDDTGEILGELLLDGQRLEVARGGKGGRGNQNFATPTNRAPRRADPGTEGVERRLRLELKLLADVGLVGLPNAGKSTLISVVSAARPKIADYPFTTLIPNLGVVAEGPLSRPFVIADLPGLIAGAAQGAGLGVQFLRHVERCRILLHLVDLSAEGSALEDLTTIEHELGEFSADLLTRDRILVGSKLDAMREERRVELEAAAAARKLPLMLISAATGQGLKPLIALLAKRLEVLRLEASRLEEPRQENQRLETAP
- the rpmA gene encoding 50S ribosomal protein L27, with protein sequence MAHKKGQGSTRNGRDSNAQRLGVKKYGGEKVTGGSILVRQRGTRYNPGNNVGLGKDDTLFAKIDGTVQFQNRGQRGMFVHILPVN
- the rplU gene encoding 50S ribosomal protein L21, whose translation is MFAVIETGGKQYRVQAGDVLDVELLPIEPRKGDEREKIVFDRVLLVYGEGGTRVGNPVIPGARVEAELLHDTRGPRVRIFKKVRRKGYKRQAGHRQDYLKVRVQNIVI
- a CDS encoding alpha/beta fold hydrolase, with translation MLTRAFELATATALAARGLRATTILTGEGWSVKCWRGGNPAGEPWLLLHGLGATAATYLPLLPQLQPDCNLLLPELSTLGGTRGPQPAIGIPQATRALSGLIEQQFPGRPVTVCGISLGGWIAVRLALARPELVARLLLVVPGGYREQDWERIGRMVRVETYRDSAAIWQALFARPPLLLRLGRPLLYLAYRSEAVRAALGALREEDAFGDAELARLTMPVGLVWGAEDRLFLREAGERMARAIPNGRFEAIADAGHGVQWEKPRKFFDAVRAFRRERPLS
- a CDS encoding nucleotidyl transferase AbiEii/AbiGii toxin family protein, producing the protein MINLSNDTALAPLSDVVRDVVRASEGAKAEIFVAGAFARDLWLQFAHYMGPVRATADIDCAVQCEDWEAFHRISAALVASGFHAPSTKRPHRFVHSGGISVDLVPFGGIERRDRTIAWPPDGSHVMNLVGFAEAFRSTVTFRLPGDVAVPVASLAALAMLKLLAWRDRRLVEPGKDARDLHLILRTYFEAGNQERAFVEISELADRDDFDIEHAGAELLGRDLGQQLSEELRAELIRTLEVESSPQGELRLATEMHRNDAESARKLLAGFQSGLNAIHPIASRRGR
- a CDS encoding ATP-dependent 6-phosphofructokinase, encoding MNRIRRIGVLTGGGDAPGLNAVIRAVVRTADRLGGIETLGVLDGFEGLLERRYRKFTSSQVRDLVDKGGTVLGTTNRCNPFAMLPDPPVAGGARVDRSAEVVRHAREAELDALIVIGGDGSLRIARQFSELGLPIVGVPKTIDNDLAATDYTFGFWTAIEVATYALDRLRDTAESHHRVMILEVMGRDAGWIALHAGLAGAADVILIPEIPYRIHAVEAKIEERASRGQSYSLVVVAEGAVPEGGERSFRLADAGDGHPRLGGAGDRLARELAPHIEHEIRVTVLGHLQRGGSPVPYDRILATRLGRRAAEAAAGGRFGTMVCLRDGQVAEVSLDQATAGQKLVDPQGELVATARAVGVGFGDERI